The Lewinella sp. 4G2 nucleotide sequence TCATGGGGCAGATGGCGCTCTTTACCCTTACGCGCTTTCCTGACGGGGTGCCCGCTGAAGTCTACGACCGGGCGAAGGCAGACATTCTTACCACGGCGGATAGCCTCGTTGCCGAAGCTGAACGGCTACCCTTTCATCAACCAATATCCGTCTTTAACTGGGGGAGTAATTCAGACGTCCTCAACGCAGCCATGCTGGTGGCCACTGCCAATCGCCTGGACCCTAAACCCGAATACCGGGATATGATCCAAGCATCCGTAGACTATGTTCTTGGCCACAACGCAGTCGGTTACAGTTACGTAACGGGCTTCGGTGACCGGACGCCAATGTTCATCCACCACCGGCCCAGTATTGCGGATGACGTCGCTGAGCCTTTCCCCGGCTTTCTTTCGGGCGGCCCGAACCCCAAACAGCAGGATGCTGCCTGGGCCACTTACCCCGCCCGCGCCGCCCCCATGCAGAGCTGGACCGATCAGGAAGGAAGTTACGCAAGCAACGAGATCTGCCTGAATTGGAATGCCCCCCTCACTTACGTGCTTGGTTACCTGGAAGCGCTTAATAATCGCTAGCTTACCGAAAGGGCAAGTGTTCTAGCTCGCCCAATCACCCCCCGCGCCTTCGTAAATGGCGTAGGCGGCCAGGGCTGCTTTTAGTAGCAGGGCCAGGAACTCAAGCCAGGGCCGGCGTTCGGCTACCTCCTCAATCCGCTTAGTCGGGCTGATTGGGTAGAAGACGAATACGACCAACAGATCGCGGATCCGTTCCCGTTCCGGTGGTTTATCGCTGCTTGGGTCCACTACTGGTGGCGTTGCTTTAGGTTCTTCGTACTGGGTTTGTTGGTTTTTCATGGTCGCGTGAATTTTACCAAAACTAAGGGTTAGGTCGGTCAGATCAAACAAAATGTTTTAATTTAACCACAAATTGTTTTGAAAAGTTCCCGTATCACGTTTCCAAATGGCCGCGGCCAGGAGCTCTCCGCCCGCATCGAGCAGCCCGTCAATCGGGAACCCTTCGCCTGGGCGGTCTTCGCTCACTGCTTCACTTGCTCAAGCTCGTTGGCGGCGGTACGTAACATCAGCCGGGCGCTTAACCAGGCGGGTTTCGGCGTACTGCGGTTTGATTTCACTGGTTTAGGGAGTAGTGAGGGCGCTTTCGTAGATACCAACTTTACGACGAACATTTCGGACCTACTCGCCGCAGCGGAGTGGTTGGGCGAACACTATTTGTCTCCCGCATTACTGGTAGGACACAGCTTGGGTGGGGCGGCCGTGCTGTGCGCAGCCCACCGTTTGAACTCGGTGAAAGCCGTCGCCACGATCGGGGCTCCCTTTACTCCCGCCCACGTAAGTGACCACTTCAAGGAAGAATTGGCGACCATCGTTACGGAGGGGTCCGCCACCGTCGATATTGGAGGGCGGCCATTCCGAATTGCCAAACAATTCTTGGAAGACCTGGAGGCCCACCGCGTTGAGGAAAAGATCAAGGAATTGGATGCCGCCCTTCTCTTTTTGCACTCCCCGCAGGACCGGACGGTTCCCATCGAAGAGGCTGCCAAGTTGTACCAAGCCGCTCATCATCCGAAGTCTTTCGTTTCTCTGGATGGGGCCGACCATTTACTATCCGAGGAAGCCGATGCGCATTACGCGGGTAACGTCATTGCAGGGTGGTCCGCCCGCTATATCATTGCACCTGCGGCAGCGCCCCTGCGCTCTAAGAAACAAGTAGCCGTCCGCCTCGGAGACGAAGGGTTTACGACGGAAGTGATGGTCCGCCAACACCAGTTAATTGCCGATGAGCCGGAGAAAATCGGAGGTAACGATTACGGGCCGGGGCCCTACGAATTGGTATCCGCAGGTCTAGGCGCCTGTACGGCCATGACCATTCAAATGTACGCCCGCCGCAAAAAGTGGCCGGTGGAAGAGGTGGAAGTGCACATCGATCACCGCAAGGATTACCCGACGGACTTGCAGGAAGTGGAGGAAAAAGCCGGCAAGGTTGATCTATTCGAACGGACCATCGTGCTGCGCGGGGACCTTACTGAGGAACAATTGCAACGCTTACTAGAAATCGCCGATCGCTGCCCAGTGCACCGGACACTCCACGAAGCGGTAACAGTTACGACGACGCTAAAGCGCTAAACCTCTGCCAGGTATTGGTGGACAAACTTGATCGCCATCGCCCCTTCCCCCACGGCCGAGGCAACGCGGTTCATGGCCCCGGAGCGAACGTCTCCCGCCGCGAAAATGCCGGGCTGGCAAGTTTCGAGCAGGTAGGGTGGCCGGTCGTGCGTCCAGGCCTTGCTGTTTTTGGCGGAGCTGGTGATGTCCCGCCCCGTAACGACGAAGCCCCGCTCGTCGGTCAGGATGCTGCCGCGCTCGATCCAATCGGTACGCGGACGGGCGCCGATGAAGATGAAAAGGGCATCAGCTTCAGCGGTAAAGGTTTCCTCCTTCTCTAAGTTCTGGATGAGCAGTTCCTCGATGTGATCGTCCTGGCCGCGCACTTCCTGGATTTCCCGAAAGCCGTGCACGGTAATGTTCGGCGTGGCGTCGATCTGATCGATCAGGTAGCTGGACATGCTGGAGGTGAGATTCGGTTTACGGATGAGGATGTGGACCTCGTCGGCAAACTTGGAGAGATAGACAGCCCCCTGCCCGGCAGAATTGCCACCACCTACGACGTAGACTTTTTTGTTTTGGCAGGCTTTGGCCTCTGTCATGGCGGCTCCGTAGTAGACGCCGGCGCCGCTGAACTTATCCGCGCCCGTGGCGGGGAGTTTCCGGTACTGCACCCCGGTGGTAAGGATGACGGAACGGGTTTTAATTTCCGAGCCGTCGTCCAATGTCAGGATCTTGTAGGTATCCTGCACCCGAATATCTTCGACCGAACGAGGACTGACGATCTCCACCCCAAAGCGTAAGGTTTGGGCCATCGCCCGCCGGGTAAGTTCGGACCCAGATAGCCCGCTGGGGAAGCCGAGGTAATTCTCAATCCGACTACTCGAGCCAGCCTGGCCACCGGGTGCGCGGGCTTCGATCAACAGGGTCTTGAGGCCCTCGGAACCGCCGTAGACGGCCGCCGCCATCCCGGAAGGGCCACCTCCGACGATCACTACGTCGTACAGGTCTTCGCTGGCCGTTGCGCTCATGCCCAGTTTCTCGGCGAGGTCGGGAAGCTTAGGGTCAGATAGGGAGGACCCGTCTTCAAGGATGACGATGGGTAGGTTCTTGTGATCGCAGTTGTGTAACTCTAGTAGTTCCTTGCCTTTGTCGCTGGAGGCCTCTACCCACTGGTAAGGTTTCAGGTTGGCGGCCAGCCAGTCCTTGATGTTGTGGGACTTCGGCGAATACTGATAGCCCACCACCTGAATCCCCTGAAAGGAAGGGCGAAAGGTTAGCTTCCAGTCCTCGAGCAATTCATCGAGCACGGGGTAGAGCTTCTCTTCCGGCGGGTCCCACGGCTTGAGGAGGTAGTAATCCAGCTGGACGTCGTTAATGGCCTTGATGGCGGCCTGGGTGTCGGAGTAGGCGGTTAGGAGCGCCCGTTTGGCTTTTGGGAAGAAGACCTTAGCCTTTTCCAGGAAGTCCACGCCCAACATCTCCGGCATCCGTTGGTCGGAAAGGTAAAGGGCTACGGTTTCGTTCTTTTTCTTGAGTTCCTCAATTGCTTCGAGCGCTTCGCTGGCACTCGTAGTGGAGATGATCCGGTAGTCCGCCTTGTAGTGACTCCGCAGGTCCCGTTTGAGGGAGCGGAGGACCTGGGGGTCGTCGTCCACGGAAATGATGATGGGTTTTTGCTGGTCAGCCATGGGTTGGATTAAAGGGAGGTAACGGTAAGAAATGGACTGTGCTGAAACGAATACCTAAAACTACAAAGGGAAACATACCCGAAAGCAGGTCGAACCGGGCTTACTCTCCAACGAAACGGAACCTCCGTGGCGCTTGAGGACGCTGCGGACGATATCGAGGCCCATACCAGTGCCTTCCCCAATCCCCTTGGTGGTGAAGAAGGGCTCAAAGATCCGGCTTTGGATGTCCTCCGGTACGCCCGGTCCGTTGTCGGTGACGTCCACGCAGAGGTTATCTCTGCGGCGGTAGGTGCGGATGCCGATCTTTCCGGAGCCATCCTTGGCAACGGCGTCGAGTGCATTGGATATCAGGTTGGTCCAGACCTGGTTCAACTCGCCTTCCAGGACTTTGATGTTGGGGAGATCTTTACCCAGCTCTTTTTTCAGTTTGACGTTGCCCTGCTTGAATTTAAACTTGAGCATCGTTACGGTGGACTTGATACCCTCGTGGATATCCTTGAACTCCATACTGGCGTCATTGTCCATGTGGCTGTAGGTCTTGATCGAAGCGATCAATTCTGCAATGCGGGAGCTGGCGGTTTGGATTTCACCTACGAGGCCTTCGGTGGTGAGGTTGGTTTCAATCCACCAGATGACGGAACGGATGGCGTCTTCGGGGATGGCCTCCACGATGCGGTCCAGATGTTCCGTTTTAAAATCCCAGTCGATAAAGGTGTCGATCACTTCGTCCGCATCGTCGATGCCGTGGTCTTCGAACCAGTCTTCCAGCTCGTCATTGCGGTCTTCACGTTCCAGTAAGCTGAGGTCGGAGGTGTCGGAGCAATTGCGGATCCGATCGAAGAGCACTTCGTTGACGACGTCCACGGATTCCGGGGTAGCGTTCATCGTCATCAGGCTCTTAAAGCGCTCCGGGGTCTGGCCCAGGTGACGGTGTAGTTCCTGACTGGAGCGGACGATGGCGGAGGCGGGGTTGTTCAGTTCGTGGGCGAGCCCGGCGCTCATCTTACCGAGGGCCAGTAGTTTTTCGTCCATCAGCCGCATGTTCTGGAAGTCGCGTACCCGGTCGGTCATAATACCCACGAAGCTCTGGACGAGGTCGTAACTGACGTTGACCATTTCCACGAACTGATCCTTATGAATGCGGAGTAGTTGAACGTTTTCCAGGGCGAGGCCTTCGGCGGAGGTCTTCTTCATGCGGCTGAAAGGGAGGATGCCCATTACGTAGGGGGCCTCCCAGACACCCATTTCTTTGTTGCGGCCATCCTGGATCCGGCGGATGAGGTAGCTTCCCTTTAGCATGATGTCCATGTACTCTACGGGGGCGTCGTTTTCAAAGACGATTTCATCCTTATCAAAACAGACGAATTTGCTGTGCTCGATGAGCCACTCGAGGGAGGAATCCTCAAGGTGTTCGAACATGGGCATGGCCCGTAGCTGCTCGAGTAAATCACTGGGTTTTTCGCACTGGTACATGGTGATGGTTGTGGGGCTGGAACGCCACTGGCCCCCGATCGGTTCTATTCCCTTACCATTCGTACGAGGCTCGGCGGGGCTGCCGTATGTTTGTGGTTTAATCCACTAATATGGCGGCGACGACGCGTGGTTCTCACTTCACTTTTGAAGCCCTTTGGTGGGGATTCACCATCGTATTGGCGGCGCTGATCCTGCTGCCCCTGTACACGAAGGTGCCAGAGTTCCCCTTTTTTCTGCCCAACTTCGTATACGTAGTGGTTGCCATTACGCTGACGCGTTACCTTTTCTTGCTGGACATCAGCTGGCTCCGGGATAAGCTTTACTTGCAGGCGGCCATTACGCTGGCTTTGATTCCCCTCATTTTTTGGATGGGGCAGTGGTTTAATTACTTCATCATCCACTTCGACGAAAACGGGCCGGACGTCCTCGTCAAACACCTCCCCTGGGAGACCCGGACGATCATAGACAATTACATGCACGCCGAGTACCGGCTCTTTGGCGTTTGGGCCATCATGACGGCTGCCGTCATGCCGTTTCGGTTGCTTTATAATGCCTGGATACGGTATAAGGCGGGAGTGAGGAGTTGATCAGCTACCAAGTTTAAGCGTTTCTACTTCTCAATAGATAGGCATCCTCTTTAAAATTTACGCCGTGCACTTTGATATCATCACCGTCCTTCCCGAGCTGCTGCAGTCTCCACTTTCTCACAGCATCATGCAACGGGCGAAGGACAAGGAACTGCTAACGGTGGCGATTCACGACTTGCGGGAGTATGGCCTCGGCAAGCACCGGAGTACGGATGACTATCAGTTTGGGGGAGGCGCCGGCATGGTCATGCGCTGTGAACCCCTAGCCGCCGCCATCGATGCGCTGAAGGCGACCCGTGAATACGACGAGATCATCTACCTCACCCCCGACGGGGAACAGTACAAGCAAACCCGGGCCAATCAACTCAGTTTGGGTAAGAACTTACTCCTGATCTGCGGCCACTACAAGGGCATTGATCAGCGTATTCGGGACACCTACGTGACGTTAGAAATTAGCATTGGCGATTATGTCCTGTCGGGTGGAGAGCTGGCCGCGGCCGTCCTGGTAGATTCTATCGGTCGCCTCCTTCCCGGTGTGCTCAACGATGAAACCAGTGCTTTGACCGATTCCTTCCAGGACGATATGCTCGCTCCCCCCGTCTATACCCGACCAGCCGAATGGCGCGGCCAACGCGTACCGGATATCCTCCTCGGCGGCAACTTCCCCAAGATCGAAGAATGGCGCGAAGCCCAGGCCGAGCAACGCACTCGCGACCGCCGACCTGATTTGCTAGGGGAAGAGTAATACCCATTAAAGGAACAGAATGATCCAAATTACTTGGGGCGGTTGGGAATCCAAAGCACCACCACGAAGTAGCAGCGAAGCTAAAGCACCAAAACCTACTTCGGTAACCCAGTCGGCAACCCATCAATACTCACCCGGTTCTTCGCCTGTTGGTACTTACGAATCCCCGCCGGCCCCTGTTTCGCCGCTCCTTCTACGAGGCGGGTCCGTTCCTCCCGGAAATCCATAAAGGGAACCGCGTAGCCGCAGCTCGTCTGGACGCCCTCTATTTGAAGATCAAAAATCTGCCGGGCGCCGGGGTGTTGGAGGAGTTGGTCCGCCAACTCTTCAAAACCTGGCTCTCCGGGATGAATAGCCTTTGCCGTTCCGTAGGCCCGTAGGATTAAGGGCTTTCCTTCCATGGCGCACCACATCAGCGTCATCCGCCCGTTTTCGAGGACGTGAGCGGCCGTCTCATTGCCACTTCCGGTCAGGTTCAGCCAGATGATTCGCTGCTCGTCAATCACCCGGAGGGAGTCCATTCCTTTCGGGCTGAGGTTGACGCGACCTTCCTGCGGTGCGGTAGCCACGAAGAAGATGTGCTGCCGGTGGATGAAATCGGTGAGTTCTGCGCTGATCTTTTGGTAGAAGGTGGCCATGGGTGACTGCTTTTAAGCTTTATGGGTAAAAGTAAGGGGCACGCACCCCAATGCGCTAAAAGTCATTTAACCCATGCATCGAGTTGCAGTGGAAAGAAAAGATAGTCTATTGCGCACCCAACCACGCGGCGCGCTGCCTGGCCACTTTTTTCTTCACCTTTTCGTCAACCTCCAGGATCAATTCCGGGCTGGCGACGGCAGTAAAGGATCCTTCTTTTTCCTGACCCAAATGCTCAAACTTGAGGGTGTAGGCTTGGCCAATCTTCAACTGGTCAACGGCAGCTTCCCAATCTTCCATCGAAGCGATGCTGGTGCCGTTAAGGGCAATGATCTCGTCACCGCGGTCCAGGCCGGCGGCGTAGAGGGGGGAGTTTTCCGGGAGGGGGCGGGCGACCGTCAACGTACCGTCCCGTTCGCGGAGGCGGAGACCGTAGAAGCCGACTGAGTCCGGTTCAGCTTGGCGGAGGGTGAATCCGTAGTCGGCGAAACCAACCGCTAGGTCGGGCAATTCGGAATTGTAGATGTGGCGTTCGAACCAGCTGCTTGCCCATTCCTGGTCACCTGCGACAGCGCCCAGTGCCAATTGGATATCGCGAATGTGGTAAGGAATCTCCGGCTTGCCGTACCGCGTCCACATAAGTTCCATCAGGTCGTCGAGGCGTTTGCCGCGGCG carries:
- a CDS encoding ATP-binding protein encodes the protein MYQCEKPSDLLEQLRAMPMFEHLEDSSLEWLIEHSKFVCFDKDEIVFENDAPVEYMDIMLKGSYLIRRIQDGRNKEMGVWEAPYVMGILPFSRMKKTSAEGLALENVQLLRIHKDQFVEMVNVSYDLVQSFVGIMTDRVRDFQNMRLMDEKLLALGKMSAGLAHELNNPASAIVRSSQELHRHLGQTPERFKSLMTMNATPESVDVVNEVLFDRIRNCSDTSDLSLLEREDRNDELEDWFEDHGIDDADEVIDTFIDWDFKTEHLDRIVEAIPEDAIRSVIWWIETNLTTEGLVGEIQTASSRIAELIASIKTYSHMDNDASMEFKDIHEGIKSTVTMLKFKFKQGNVKLKKELGKDLPNIKVLEGELNQVWTNLISNALDAVAKDGSGKIGIRTYRRRDNLCVDVTDNGPGVPEDIQSRIFEPFFTTKGIGEGTGMGLDIVRSVLKRHGGSVSLESKPGSTCFRVCFPL
- a CDS encoding alpha/beta fold hydrolase — translated: MKSSRITFPNGRGQELSARIEQPVNREPFAWAVFAHCFTCSSSLAAVRNISRALNQAGFGVLRFDFTGLGSSEGAFVDTNFTTNISDLLAAAEWLGEHYLSPALLVGHSLGGAAVLCAAHRLNSVKAVATIGAPFTPAHVSDHFKEELATIVTEGSATVDIGGRPFRIAKQFLEDLEAHRVEEKIKELDAALLFLHSPQDRTVPIEEAAKLYQAAHHPKSFVSLDGADHLLSEEADAHYAGNVIAGWSARYIIAPAAAPLRSKKQVAVRLGDEGFTTEVMVRQHQLIADEPEKIGGNDYGPGPYELVSAGLGACTAMTIQMYARRKKWPVEEVEVHIDHRKDYPTDLQEVEEKAGKVDLFERTIVLRGDLTEEQLQRLLEIADRCPVHRTLHEAVTVTTTLKR
- a CDS encoding FAD-dependent oxidoreductase produces the protein MADQQKPIIISVDDDPQVLRSLKRDLRSHYKADYRIISTTSASEALEAIEELKKKNETVALYLSDQRMPEMLGVDFLEKAKVFFPKAKRALLTAYSDTQAAIKAINDVQLDYYLLKPWDPPEEKLYPVLDELLEDWKLTFRPSFQGIQVVGYQYSPKSHNIKDWLAANLKPYQWVEASSDKGKELLELHNCDHKNLPIVILEDGSSLSDPKLPDLAEKLGMSATASEDLYDVVIVGGGPSGMAAAVYGGSEGLKTLLIEARAPGGQAGSSSRIENYLGFPSGLSGSELTRRAMAQTLRFGVEIVSPRSVEDIRVQDTYKILTLDDGSEIKTRSVILTTGVQYRKLPATGADKFSGAGVYYGAAMTEAKACQNKKVYVVGGGNSAGQGAVYLSKFADEVHILIRKPNLTSSMSSYLIDQIDATPNITVHGFREIQEVRGQDDHIEELLIQNLEKEETFTAEADALFIFIGARPRTDWIERGSILTDERGFVVTGRDITSSAKNSKAWTHDRPPYLLETCQPGIFAAGDVRSGAMNRVASAVGEGAMAIKFVHQYLAEV
- a CDS encoding pyridoxamine 5'-phosphate oxidase family protein, whose amino-acid sequence is MATFYQKISAELTDFIHRQHIFFVATAPQEGRVNLSPKGMDSLRVIDEQRIIWLNLTGSGNETAAHVLENGRMTLMWCAMEGKPLILRAYGTAKAIHPGEPGFEELADQLLQHPGARQIFDLQIEGVQTSCGYAVPFMDFREERTRLVEGAAKQGPAGIRKYQQAKNRVSIDGLPTGLPK
- the trmD gene encoding tRNA (guanosine(37)-N1)-methyltransferase TrmD, coding for MHFDIITVLPELLQSPLSHSIMQRAKDKELLTVAIHDLREYGLGKHRSTDDYQFGGGAGMVMRCEPLAAAIDALKATREYDEIIYLTPDGEQYKQTRANQLSLGKNLLLICGHYKGIDQRIRDTYVTLEISIGDYVLSGGELAAAVLVDSIGRLLPGVLNDETSALTDSFQDDMLAPPVYTRPAEWRGQRVPDILLGGNFPKIEEWREAQAEQRTRDRRPDLLGEE